A single Primulina eburnea isolate SZY01 chromosome 11, ASM2296580v1, whole genome shotgun sequence DNA region contains:
- the LOC140805280 gene encoding uncharacterized protein, protein MAIPCLNLTEKSFSIQIFKMYPKNSIMKPKAFRPILSSIFLYFIIFCVFRFSHLTFPCTTEFWFFIANTLILIIAADFDAFSSSEKQEYISRECGIKNNVRLADMNVETTLTTPPDEKYYSMVSSANDDGYQNLKPEATEKEIKQEDDNTENPEEESVEKMKDLSTTDQEVENERISTIAQETFAVTETWEGGGVESLSDQIEEDEFSSMTVEELNTRAEEFIRRIHRQIRLQVLVDNRKNLQDQLQPV, encoded by the coding sequence ATGGCCATCCCATGTCTGAATTTAACAGAAAAATCTTTCagcattcaaatattcaaaatGTATCCCAAGAATTCCATTATGAAACCGAAAGCATTCCGGCCAATTTTGTCATccattttcttgtattttatcATATTCTGCGTTTTCAGATTCTCACATTTAACCTTTCCATGCACCACTGAATTCTGGTTTTTCATAGCAAACACTCTCATTCTCATTATCGCTGCTGATTTTGATGCTTTCTCTTCGTCAGAAAAGCAAGAATATATCTCCCGAGAGTGCGGGATCAAAAACAACGTGAGATTAGCGGACATGAACGTCGAAACAACGTTGACGACTCCACCtgatgaaaaatattatagcaTGGTTTCTTCTGCAAATGACGATGGTTATCAGAATCTTAAACCCGAAGCTACGGAAAAAGAGATCAAACAAGAAGATGATAATACAGAAAACCCTGAAGAGGAAAGTGTGGAAAAGATGAAAGATTTGAGCACAACCGATCAAGAAGTTGAGAATGAGCGGATCAGTACTATTGCGCAGGAAACATTCGCTGTGACTGAAACCTGGGAGGGGGGAGGGGTTGAATCTCTGTCTGATCAGATTGAAGAAGACGAGTTTTCAAGTATGACTGTTGAAGAACTTAATACGAGGGCCGAGGAATTCATTCGAAGGATTCACAGGCAAATCAGGCTTCAAGTACTGGTCGACAACCGGAAGAATCTACAGGATCAACTGCAGCCAGTCTAA